In Periplaneta americana isolate PAMFEO1 chromosome 3, P.americana_PAMFEO1_priV1, whole genome shotgun sequence, the following are encoded in one genomic region:
- the LOC138696668 gene encoding venom allergen 5-like, with amino-acid sequence MNALIFALGLAVVALADGCSYRSVCADHTMCKYSGFGAKCGSHVKSSGVKRNEDKKAVVDAHNKLRSRVALGQETLGKPGPQPPAANMHKLKWDDELAKVAQQWANQCSFGHDACRSVGRFYVGQNVYISSTLGVKETDVQEWDKATQSFYNEVKDFNKDIVPAFKSTSGKPVGHYTQLIWAETKYVGCGFVAYKGDDGWFNKYYVCNYGPGGNIISQPIYKKGAACSKCTGACEKGLCV; translated from the exons ATGAATGCACTAATATTTGCACTGGGTCTGGCAGTGGTTGCTCTAGCCGATGGCTGTAGCTACAGATCTGTATGCGCCGACCACACTATGTGTAAATATTCG GGTTTCGGAGCAAAATGCGGCTCACATGTGAAATCCTCCGGAGTGAAGCGTAATGAAGACAAAAAGGCCGTTGTCGATGCCCACAATAAACTGCGCAGTCGGGTGGCGCTTGGACAGGAGACGCTAGGCAAACCCGGCCCACAGCCACCCGCAGCCAACATGCATAAGCTG AAATGGGATGACGAGTTGGCGAAAGTGGCACAGCAATGGGCGAACCAGTGCAGCTTCGGACACGACGCTTGCAGAAGTGTTG GTCGGTTCTACGTGGGTCAGAACGTGTACATTTCGTCGACTTTAGGTGTTAAAGAAACCGACGTGCAGGAGTGGGACAAAGCCACGCAGAGTTTTTACAACGAGGTGAAAGATTTCAACAAAGACATCGTCCCAGCCTTCAA GTCAACCTCCGGTAAACCAGTCGGACACTACACCCAGCTAATATGGGCTGAAACAAAGTATGTTGGCTGTGGATTCGTGGCGTACAAGGGCGATGACGGATGGTTTAACAAGTACTACGTCTGCAACTATGGACCAGGAGGGAACATCATAAGCCAGCCCATATACAAGAAGGGTGCCGCCTGCTCAAAATGCACTGGTGCTTGCGAGAAGGGACTTTGCGTGTAA